CTGGCAAGAGACAAATGATGCTGAGCCAGGGACTTCGCCCCTATTAGAAAATCTGTGGGGCGATAGCGATCCGGTGCAGCAGGCGCTCAAGAACTATCAGAAAATTAAGACTTCTGCCACGCTCCAAAGCGGGCCAACAGACGATCCGGAAAAGAGAGCAGCCTCAGAAGCGTTTGTAAATGAATTGGATTTGCGGTTGGGCCTGCTGTACGCACGTTCAGGGCAAGTTGAAGATGCGATCGCAACCTGGACTCCCCTCGCAGAGGCTGCGCCTTCCCCCGGCAATCAGCGCGCTGTGACCGCCGCCATTCTTCAGGGCCTCTGGAGCGATCCGCCCCAGCTAAAGCCCCAGGCACAGCAGCAGTTAGAAAGTCAGCTCAAGGGCTGGTTTCGGTACCAGAGCCTATCACAGCTCTATCAGCTTCAGCAGCGTCAAGAAACCCTCACAACCCTCCGCAGCCAAGAGCATGCAGCAGCCGAAAAAGCCTTAACGCGATTGGCCGCAGTCCAAGTCTTCCCAGCCATCGGAGGACTCACGGGAGTCGGCATTCTGATCTTTTGGCTAATCCAATTTGCAGTTAAAAAACGTCAGAGTCTCCCCGAGGCGGCTAGCACAGCACCTACGATTGAGCCAATTGAAGCCCAAGCAGACCAGACGCCCAATACCCCTCAAGAACTAGCGGCAACGGTTCGGTGGCCCGTCACCACAATTTGGCAAGTGATGGTGGTCTGGTTTGCCGCTTTCTTTTGCGTCAGCTTTGTCTTGCCGGTCGTGCTGTACGTGGCCGGAGCCAAGCCCGAAACCTTTGGCGCGCGCGGGCAAGCCTATCTAGCGCTAATTCAGTACAGCCTATTGATGGGGGTCGGATTTTCGATTCTCTACCTCAGCCTTAAGCCCTTCTTATCTCAGCCCCTCAAGTGGCTACCGCTGCGCTGGCAAGGCTCTTGGTTTAGCTGGGGGTTAAGCGGATATCTGGCGGCGCTGCCCCTAGTGATTGTGATTTCGGTACTGAATCAAAAACTGCTACAAAATCAGGGGGGCGGCAATCCGCTGCTCGAAATTATTTTAAACAGCCACGACCGCTTCAGTATGGGACTGTTGCTGTTTATGGTGGCTGTGCTGGCACCGCTGTTTGAAGAAATCTTGTTTAGAGGCTTTTTCCTAACCTCTTTAACCCGCTATCTGCCGATGTGGAGTGCGATTGGGTTGAGTGGGTTGGTATTTGCGATCGCACATCTAAACCTGTCTGACATCTTGCCCTTAACGGTACTGGGCTGCATGCTGGGCTTCGTCTATACGCGATCTCAAAATTTACTGGCCTCCATGTTGCTGCATGGCTTGTGGAACAGTGGCTCCTTTATCGGACTGATTATATTAGGGAGCAGTGTCAGTTAGCAGTACTGACTCACGTCTTCGCCACACTGATCGGCTAGGTAACACATCGCTCGGAAGCGCAGCGCCACCACTTCTTCATATGCAGGGTTGAGCTTGCACAGGGGCGGAATATGAAAGATCGTCTTACCCCGGACCGAGATCGTGCGCTCAAACGGGCACTGAGCCGGAATCAGACGGCAGATGCGATGTGCCGTATCTGGATTATCGACATTAATCTTGTCAAAGAAAGGATTAACCAAACGGTGAAAGAATCGATTAAGTGAAGACATCTGACCAACTGTCCTAGGGATTGAAAACGTTAGCGGTAATCGAAGAGGCGTGAAAAAAAACTAGCTGTCTTGAAGCAGGAAGTAACAACCGAAAGCGCAGGAGATAGCCCAGAAGCTAAGCAGTTGTGTAATCAAGAATTCCAGCATGATTGGGGCTCCGGTACGAGAGGGGCGGCTACTGCCGTCAATCTCTAAGTCGTTATTGTTATTATTTCCAATTCGCCTTTGGTTTTCTTCGGAGCAAACACTGAACTTTTGCAATAGTCTTTTCCCGCAAAATTATCTAAATAAGTAATTATTCGGAGCTGTTTCAGGACACTCGTATATTTACGCAAGGCATTATGCATCCCACCAGCGCATATTTTTATGCTTTGAGATCTTGAAAGTCTGTATCGATTTCTACCCTTTGGATATTTTTAAGCCGATGGCTCCGTTGAGCAGCGAACCCCTAATCAAGACATTTCAATGGAGATCGGAGCGAATGCTTCCAGATCACCGACTGCTGCTAGCCACAGTCCCTGACATGATGGATGCAGTATCCTACTTACACGCTTCCATCTGCCCCTGAATTGAGATCTATGAACACTTCCCCTCGGCTGCAAGACCGGGTCGCCGTTGTCACCGGCAGTACCCAAGGTATCGGCCTGATTATTGCCCAAGCTTTAGCCGCAGCAGGAGCCAAAATTGTCATTTGCTCTCGGTCTGAGTCTGCGGTGGAGGCCGCCTGTTCGCAACTAGAAGCCGCAAAACACCAGGTCTTCGGCCTACCCTGCGATGTCGCCGATCCTGAGCAAGTGGAAAATTTAGCACAGCAAACCCTAGAAAGATTTGGCCAGATCGACGTTTGGTTCAACAATGCATCGGTTAATCGCTACTTCGGTCCAGCCCTCGACTTACCGATAGACCATTGGCACGAGGTCATTAACACCAACCTCAATGGTGCCTATTACGGCACGATGACGGCCCTTAGACACATGCTGCCTCGTGACCAGGGCAAAATCATCAACATGCTAGGAGCCGGGGCACAGGATAGTCCAGGGGACTCGTATTTGAGCGCCTATGCCACGTCAAAGGCTGCAGCCCGTCGCTTGACGCTAGTTGTCGCTGAAGACTACAAACAAACGGGTATTTCTGTTTTGGGAATGAATCCAGGCTTATTTTCCACTCAGCTCACCACCAAAATCCAGCCCTTAAATGATGAAGCGCACAGGCGGATGAAATTCCTAGACTTCGGTTTACGGTGGCTGGCGACCTCTCCTGAGACGATTGCCCAAACGGCTGTTCGAGTTGCCTCTGATGCGACCAATGGTCAGACAGGCAAAATATATCGATGCTGGCCAGGGTTCTCCAAAACGCTGCAGCGTGAATATCGGAGGATGCGCAAAGTTCAGCCATCTTGATCTTTGTTGCTTTGCTGTCCTTGATTTGTCTGAGAATGTGTCCCTTTACCTGACACACAAACCCAATGCTTATGGACGCAATACCTTGAGGAAGGGCGGCAAAGGACAGTTGAGGGCAATAACGATGGCCCTCAACAATTCAGCTTCCGTCAACGTGATAACACTGTCCACTAGAACGGTATAAGCACAGGCATCAACAATGACCTGCTTCAGTCTAGGGACGGATTGGGACAGCCGCTCAATGGCAAGCTCTAATGAAGCCAGTGTGAAATCAGGCACTTGCGTGGGCAAGGTCTGTTTTGAGGCTTCCGGTAATCGCTGTAGGCCGCTTTTTAAGGCCTGGAATTGCAATTCAGCGGTGGGATGTCCAACATGGGCTAAGGCAGACAGAAGCAAGACACAATCAGGCCATAGTGAATTCATCGTCGCCCGCTTGCTGATCCTCGGCGCAAGCTCAAAATAAGGCTGCAGGCGCTGTTTTAGAATCATGCGCAGACTATATTCTGCAAGCGAACATTGACCGTCACAGTTAATGAGGGCATCGACTTGCTCTAATAAAGTTCGAAATTGAGCCACAGAACTTTGCCGCAGGGCTGGAATAGTAAGGTCTAAGAGGGGCAACCGCATCCGCGGATCAAGACAGGTTAGTCGCTCATATATCTGTTGGGCAGCTTGCACTCGGTTGTTAGATTCGGTCGCCAGTAAAAATTCCAGTTGACGAGTCTGAATGGACTCTTGATGATCAAGCAAGAGGCCATAAATAATTGCGATCGCATCCTCTCTATACTGCAGAGATTGCTGCATTTCGTCAGGCAATTGAGCCAGAAGTAACTGGGTATAGGCAAGATGTTCGGGCGCAACGGTCCCCACGGTATTGACAATCAAGTCAGGCTCCATCCCGCTCTCCACAGAAGCGGAGCATTCCGAGGCTTCAGGCATTGACCCATTTGCAAGAGCAGTCATCCCCACCATGTTGAGGATATTCTGCGCTGCACTAACTGAACGTGTCTTCCGATCAAACTTCGGGTCAGGAACTTCAACCCCTAACTTTTCAATGCGCATTTCAATCGGTGGATGGGTTGCCCACCAATTTGCAGTTTTGGAGCGGAGTACATTGCCAAAAAATAGATGGCTAGCAGATTCAACCTCAGGGGTCTGAATCTGAGACCCTTGTTTCAAAACTTTTACTAATGCGTTAGCGAGTCCTTGGGGATCGCGGGTAAATTGCACCGCCGAAGCATCAGCAAGAAATTCCCTCTGACGGGACACCGCACTCTGGATTAGGCGGCCTACTAAAAGATTCAGTCGTCCGGTGATCGTCAGGGCAGAACCAAGACCCATTGCGTTGGATTCAGAGCGTAACCACCGACCCACAATAGAAATAATCAAAATTCCGTGAAGCCCTGAGATCAAGAGCATGTTCAGCCTCATATCTCCGTTGAGGATGTGGCTAAATTCATGACCAATCACTCCCTGTAATTCATCGCGCTTCAGATGCTTGAGGCAGCCCTGAGTCACACCAATCACAGCATCATTGACGGTAAATCCAGCAGCAAAGGCATTAATCTCTGCTTCATGGCGGAGCACGTACACCTCTGGGATAGGCATTCCTGAGGCGATAGCCATCTCCTCGACAACGTGACGTAATATTCTTTCATGTCGATCTTGAGTATCAGGGGGTACGAGCTGACCGCCGAGAGATTCTGCGACTGCTCTGCCGCCGCGATGAATTATCCGCCACTTGTAGAAACACCCACCTCCAATAATGAGCAGCGTCACTAGACTGACAATGATCAAGGTTCGAGGGGTCCACCAAACCCAGAAGGTCCAAAATATTTCTGGTTCAAACGTCCTTTCATCAGGCCCCATACCAATCATGGCGCGATGTGGAATCGTCAGTTGCCAAAGCAGATAAAGAGCAGGGACCGCGGTTGCGTACAACATCAGAATGATCATTGAAATCGCAATCACAAATGACCCCAAAATATATCGGGTCTTTTTACGAGCTTGATTTTGATGTTTGAAGTAATTCACAGCTTGTTTGGTAGCCTTGCTGTCAGGTTGCCCATCACAAAACAACCGCACACATCAACGGTCCCAACCTGTAGCTCTCCTCTAATCTGGGAATAAACATCATTACAGATGCTTCAGGAATCAATCCGTTTAGAACACTAGGCCTGCTTATAAATCGTATCTCGACAGGCTAAATAGGTCGCCTCAAGTAGTTCTTCATCCATAAAGTTTAGGGCTGCGACCGATTCTGGCGGGGCAATAATTTGCCGGAGCTGGCTGGCAAGGCCCACGGTTACTTTCTTTCTGATGGCGGGTTCAAGCTGGGTACGGTAGCCCAAAAAATCGCGCAAGGTCAGATACTGATCGGCGGTCAAAGCTTTGAGATTAGCTTCCTGGACTAGAGTTTGAGCTGTCGTTTGTGACCGCTCTCCAAAGCGCAACTGGACGGTGGGCTGGCGAACACCCTGTCGTTTCTCGTCCTGAACCACAAGGGTACCGGCAGCAAAATCGCCTAGACGCTTTTCTGACTTACCAAAGGCAACTAACACAACGCCCAGGAAGAAAAAGCCGAGATCAAGGGGACCGATAAGGCTGCGAATGGCGGCTTCTCGTAGGCCGACGAGCTGTCCGCTGTCTTGGATAACGCGGATTTTTGCCCAGCGTTTACCCGGTGTTTGTCCTTGCCAAAACGTCTCAAAAGCGATGTAGTAACCGTTGGAGAAAGCATAGGTGAGCAGAGATGCGATCGCAAACACCCAGAGATTCAAATCATCCAGAGCGATTGATGACGGCCCATCCACCACAGCAGGCACCACAACATAGGCGTAGAGAGCAGAACCCAACAGCCAAACAAGCGCCAAACTCAAAAACAACAGCGTTTGATCAGTGATCCAGGCCAGCGAGCGGCTCCCAAGCCCGCCGAGGGCAAAGTCCAGCTCAATACTTTCAGGGGTTTTCAGGGCCACGCGCCTCAAATACTGACGAGGACGAGCCGGCAGGGCTTCGAAGTCAAAAGATAGCCCCTCATTCCGCCGTCGTAGCTCGTAGTAATGCACCGCCTTCGCGGCCTGCCAAAAGGGAAAAACCACCACGCCCATCAGGATACCCACCACAGGCACAAAGGTATTGAGCAGCGAGGCCATAATCGTCGGGGGCGTCGTCACGATCGTTCCGACAAACAGAACCGTCATAGCGTTGAAGCCTTGGTTACGCGTAATCTGCCAGCTTCGCTGCACAGACTCCAAAGGCCCCACCTGGTTTTCTAAAGCCAAAATCGCGTCGCAGAACCACAGGCGGGACGTGACGTAATAAATCACAAGAAAAATAGCCAACAGCAGCAGCATGGCCAGCAGGAACAAACTCGTCCAGACAAAGGCGCTCACATCCGTATCCCCGCTTTCCCAAAGACGATTGAGAGAGAAAGCTGTAAACAAAGGGAAAAGACTAATCCACAGAACGTAGAGAGATCCTGCAATTCCGGCATAGACCAGCAGCAGGATTAGCCCTTGCCAAACACTCGCCCAAAAATAGCACCAGACGTTTGGATAAACTTGCGATCGCGTTGTTTCTAGAGATTCCTCTTGATGGGTTAGAAAGTTAAAAACCAGCCGTGAGATCAACGCCCCAGAGGCTAAATAACGTCCCCAAACAAAAGCGAACAGAGGCAGCATCACCAGCGCCCCTAACCCGATAACGCCAGCCGTAACAGCAGGATTATTATCTGCAGCCGCAAAGGCAATCGCGGCCATAACCCCTAGCCCTAAGGCAGCACCAAAAAAACCAAGATATAGCCACAGGTGCGCGAGCAGACTCGTCACAAAATAGTTGCCTCCATTGAGGCTGAAAAGTCTGGCCCCAATTGTCACAACATTACCCGGCGAGAGCGTGGGCAGCGTCTGATTGAGCTGAGAACCTTCTGACATAGGACGGGGGGAGAACGCGAGAGGTTACAGACTTAGAATGCCCGATTATTGGCTCGCTTGCCGTAGTTTCTCCTGGTGCCGACGGGCGCGGTCTTCTGCCTCACCCATCACCTGCTCTAGATTTTCAACAATTTCGCCTGGACGGTTCTCCAACACCTGCGTCGAGAGCGAAATGCGACCGCGCCCTGGGTCTAAGTCCAGCACAATTGCTTTAATGCTGTCACCGACGGTCAGTACCTTGGTCAAATCAGAAATATAGGTCTGACTGACCTGCTTGATATGAAGCAGACCAGAGACGCCCTGCAGATCAACGAAGGCACCAAAGGGCTTTAAATCTCGAACCGTACCGGATACCAATTGACCAATTTCAAGTTCACCAATACGTGTAGAGCGCATCGCCTGCCGGTTAGAGAGAACCAATTTATTGCGGTCTGGGTCCACCTCTAAAAAACCAGCGGTCAGGGTTTGCCCCTTAAGCGCTTCTAGGTTGTCTCGCTCAACGAGATGAGATCGAGGGATAAAGCCCCTCAAACCTTCCACATCAACCGTCACTCCGCCCTTATTCAGTCCTGTGACATAGACCTCAATCGTCTGACTGTCGGCCTCTAGCTCT
Above is a window of Acaryochloris thomasi RCC1774 DNA encoding:
- a CDS encoding CPBP family intramembrane glutamic endopeptidase, producing MIKDRQLYKLILSILTVIVVAMIGLQLVSSWTQPQAQSQLNLYESDLLLQASTWQETNDAEPGTSPLLENLWGDSDPVQQALKNYQKIKTSATLQSGPTDDPEKRAASEAFVNELDLRLGLLYARSGQVEDAIATWTPLAEAAPSPGNQRAVTAAILQGLWSDPPQLKPQAQQQLESQLKGWFRYQSLSQLYQLQQRQETLTTLRSQEHAAAEKALTRLAAVQVFPAIGGLTGVGILIFWLIQFAVKKRQSLPEAASTAPTIEPIEAQADQTPNTPQELAATVRWPVTTIWQVMVVWFAAFFCVSFVLPVVLYVAGAKPETFGARGQAYLALIQYSLLMGVGFSILYLSLKPFLSQPLKWLPLRWQGSWFSWGLSGYLAALPLVIVISVLNQKLLQNQGGGNPLLEIILNSHDRFSMGLLLFMVAVLAPLFEEILFRGFFLTSLTRYLPMWSAIGLSGLVFAIAHLNLSDILPLTVLGCMLGFVYTRSQNLLASMLLHGLWNSGSFIGLIILGSSVS
- a CDS encoding Mo-dependent nitrogenase C-terminal domain-containing protein gives rise to the protein MSSLNRFFHRLVNPFFDKINVDNPDTAHRICRLIPAQCPFERTISVRGKTIFHIPPLCKLNPAYEEVVALRFRAMCYLADQCGEDVSQYC
- a CDS encoding SDR family NAD(P)-dependent oxidoreductase; amino-acid sequence: MNTSPRLQDRVAVVTGSTQGIGLIIAQALAAAGAKIVICSRSESAVEAACSQLEAAKHQVFGLPCDVADPEQVENLAQQTLERFGQIDVWFNNASVNRYFGPALDLPIDHWHEVINTNLNGAYYGTMTALRHMLPRDQGKIINMLGAGAQDSPGDSYLSAYATSKAAARRLTLVVAEDYKQTGISVLGMNPGLFSTQLTTKIQPLNDEAHRRMKFLDFGLRWLATSPETIAQTAVRVASDATNGQTGKIYRCWPGFSKTLQREYRRMRKVQPS
- a CDS encoding M48 family metallopeptidase, with the protein product MLYATAVPALYLLWQLTIPHRAMIGMGPDERTFEPEIFWTFWVWWTPRTLIIVSLVTLLIIGGGCFYKWRIIHRGGRAVAESLGGQLVPPDTQDRHERILRHVVEEMAIASGMPIPEVYVLRHEAEINAFAAGFTVNDAVIGVTQGCLKHLKRDELQGVIGHEFSHILNGDMRLNMLLISGLHGILIISIVGRWLRSESNAMGLGSALTITGRLNLLVGRLIQSAVSRQREFLADASAVQFTRDPQGLANALVKVLKQGSQIQTPEVESASHLFFGNVLRSKTANWWATHPPIEMRIEKLGVEVPDPKFDRKTRSVSAAQNILNMVGMTALANGSMPEASECSASVESGMEPDLIVNTVGTVAPEHLAYTQLLLAQLPDEMQQSLQYREDAIAIIYGLLLDHQESIQTRQLEFLLATESNNRVQAAQQIYERLTCLDPRMRLPLLDLTIPALRQSSVAQFRTLLEQVDALINCDGQCSLAEYSLRMILKQRLQPYFELAPRISKRATMNSLWPDCVLLLSALAHVGHPTAELQFQALKSGLQRLPEASKQTLPTQVPDFTLASLELAIERLSQSVPRLKQVIVDACAYTVLVDSVITLTEAELLRAIVIALNCPLPPFLKVLRP
- a CDS encoding RDD family protein, giving the protein MSEGSQLNQTLPTLSPGNVVTIGARLFSLNGGNYFVTSLLAHLWLYLGFFGAALGLGVMAAIAFAAADNNPAVTAGVIGLGALVMLPLFAFVWGRYLASGALISRLVFNFLTHQEESLETTRSQVYPNVWCYFWASVWQGLILLLVYAGIAGSLYVLWISLFPLFTAFSLNRLWESGDTDVSAFVWTSLFLLAMLLLLAIFLVIYYVTSRLWFCDAILALENQVGPLESVQRSWQITRNQGFNAMTVLFVGTIVTTPPTIMASLLNTFVPVVGILMGVVVFPFWQAAKAVHYYELRRRNEGLSFDFEALPARPRQYLRRVALKTPESIELDFALGGLGSRSLAWITDQTLLFLSLALVWLLGSALYAYVVVPAVVDGPSSIALDDLNLWVFAIASLLTYAFSNGYYIAFETFWQGQTPGKRWAKIRVIQDSGQLVGLREAAIRSLIGPLDLGFFFLGVVLVAFGKSEKRLGDFAAGTLVVQDEKRQGVRQPTVQLRFGERSQTTAQTLVQEANLKALTADQYLTLRDFLGYRTQLEPAIRKKVTVGLASQLRQIIAPPESVAALNFMDEELLEATYLACRDTIYKQA
- a CDS encoding S1 RNA-binding domain-containing protein, yielding MTFSADDFAQALAQHDFNFEVGQTVHGKPVSHDNDGVYVDIGGKATAFLPPDEISRFAQPDLEVIVPLHEDREFLIVKGEDAEGKVTLSIRRLEIKALWGRLAELEADSQTIEVYVTGLNKGGVTVDVEGLRGFIPRSHLVERDNLEALKGQTLTAGFLEVDPDRNKLVLSNRQAMRSTRIGELEIGQLVSGTVRDLKPFGAFVDLQGVSGLLHIKQVSQTYISDLTKVLTVGDSIKAIVLDLDPGRGRISLSTQVLENRPGEIVENLEQVMGEAEDRARRHQEKLRQASQ